The following DNA comes from Magnolia sinica isolate HGM2019 chromosome 18, MsV1, whole genome shotgun sequence.
ATTAATTGCAAAGATGGTCCTTTTACGTTGGTTGCTATAAGAGATTGAATTGAGCTAGTAGAAGCATGTACCAATTCATGATTTATGTGCTGCTTTGCGACCATTTGAAAGTAATTAAAGACCCTTCCTTGTAAAGTGAGAAAGATTGAGAAATTTATACACCCCCAATGTCAAAAGTTTCTGCTGTTGAAATTTAGTTTGAATTTATCTTAAAATAATTGAATTGTTAGAGTGATTGATCCTTGTGGAAACTAATATAGCTGTTGCCTAAGTTTCACTGCCCAATGTGGGGTTTCAAAGCATTTTCACCTATCCAACATACTAATTGATTTCAGACATTTCAAGAGCTACCATTTTCAAGTATATCTTCTAATGCGTACGTTTTTCCATGGAAAAGTTCCTACTCAGAAGTATTATAGTGCTTGTAATGGTTCTGGACAAAAGGTAACTTCCCATGGGGTTGGAAACTTCCGATAATATGTGCTAATTATTTTTGAACccttaatgaaaaaaaaatgtatgagaAGCTTCATGACAGCATGCTTCCTATGATATTTCTTTCATATTTAAAATTTGACTATGAAAAACCATGTGCTTAACTTCTACACAAAAGCTCAATGATGGGGGTGATGGAACTCAGTGTGACATTGCTGAGATATTTGGAAATCTTGTGATATTATCGTGAATTGTCTTGATAATGTAGCGAGACTTTCATAATATAGGGAGTTTTTTGCAAAATTACCCCTATATTGACGTAACAATATTTAAAGTTTTAACTAATTCATTATATAATTacatattatttttttgaaattatgtaataaatatttttaactttttactgttcaatttttatttatttaactttttatttttaatgagatTTTGCAGATGCTGTcccaagaaaaacctcaaattttAAAGTCTCCCGAGAAATTAAAATATATTGTCTAGCAGCCAAAACTTTGAATTCTGAGTTAATCACAAGTTCGCTACAACACTGTTAAGTTTCCTCGAAGCTGTAGTTGAAGACCCCTTTCTTCTGAAAGCTGTTTTCATTTCCCTCTTGTCTTTTAATTGGAAAGTTACATTCGAGTATTCTATGACATACATTTTCAATGCAAAATTGCTTAGCTTCCTATATAGGTACCTTTATCCTTACTGTGTGATGATTCCATCACGCTACTTGGCAGCTGCTTGATAAAGCAAGAGAATATCTTGGCCTATCCGAGCTAGAGAAGGTTAATCAAGCTGGTGGTGTTCTTAATGTTCATGTGGGGGATGCCTTTTCTCCGTCTGCTGTTGTTCCTGGAGGATTTGCTGGTATGTCTTTTTGGGGACTAGGGTCCTAGAGACATGCACTTCCTTTTGTTTTTTATGCATGTTTTCTTCATTTCCCATTAGCGTTCTGATGGTTAGTTGTAACTGGTAACAAATGTTGAGCAGCATAGTTGGTAGCAGTGTTTTTCTTGCAAATATTATCTGTTTTTGGCATGCATTTGATTTGTGCAAGTGTCTTTCAATGAACTGGCCTCTACTGTAGTTGTATTTTTTAGTGACGCGTGTCAATCGTCCAGGCATCGTGGTGGACTTGTTTTCTGATGGAAAGGTCTTACCGCAGTTGCAAGAGGTATGCCTTGCAATGTCACCAGATTTAGTTTAAAGGGCTTCTGTGCTATTGATGAACTAGTAGATGTCCATATCCATTCCTTATGGTAGCCATATATCTAAATATCATCGGCTGGCAGTACTGCAGTATGCTCTATATGTTTTCCAGCTTCCCCGGTTCTTGACCTTTCCCTTATACTTTTCAGTCTGCCATTCATCTGTTCTCTCATTTTGATGCATTCATTTATCCTCGTTCACTTTTATTGTccatgtttttgttttcttttctcatcaattccatttgttttttcatatattgatgcatcttttttttttttgattattcagttaggctgtgtttggtagacgcctaaaaatgagtttatctcattcTAGTTGGTAGTAATTATGTATCAGAAATCTTGATCTCTAattcataattattgttaacaTGAACACATTTCATATTAGAAATCaacatctctaatacataattactgttaactaaaatgagatgaactcatttttatgttGGTTGTGACGCTATTTATCTTGCTTGGCTATATTTACTGAATTATTAGTTTGGCTTCTATTGGAAGCTGCAATTTAAatgcttttctttcctttttctttatctttctttctttccttctttttcccggTGTCACAGGTCACGACATGGTTGGAACTCAATAAAAGGCTGATGCCCCATGGCCGTATCATGGTGAACTGTGCTGGGGCTCATTCAGAAACAGCCAATATTAGTGATGGTGCCTGGGTACAGAATTCTACTATTAAAGCATTATGCAAAGCATTTCCTGGAAATGTATGTCACTGCTTGCCTTTCTTCTATTTAATTCAGAACCAATATTGTATTTTTGTTCAACCTCAACCATGGCATAGGTGGGCTTGGCTTTCAGTAATCAAGGGCATTGTTCTAGTGGGCCCTGCCACGAAACGGGTGTCCAATATCTCCCCTATCAGATGTAAAGTTGCATCCAACGGGACACCTTTAGGGCCCATTTAGAATAATGGGAGTCCACGGTAAAGTAAAGCAAAATCACAATAATCGTGAATACATTTCCGTCTCCCATAAATTACTAAAAAGGAATTGTAATTGCCTTGTTTGGAAAGGAGATTGAAACACCGATTTTACCAAGTAATGCATTTTCCCCAGGTTGGATCATACAAAGTCATCGTTCATGAGTAAAAAAATGACGTGGTGCACTGTGGCTCCCTACTGCTGCTATCCTATTCTCATTTTTGGATTGCGAGGTGAATGTATAGAATACCACTTACGATAATGAACACTCTGCCCACATAAGCCACAGAACAGACGATTTCCACTAGTTGGAGCAAACAGACATTTGAAAGCAGTACTCATTTGTGCACTTCTTAGTTGATCTGATTAACCAAACACAGATCAGTAAGTCCTTTGCTTCAGTGACACATGAACCTCACCTGATTGAACAgtagcaacccaaaataccatttCATGAAACAACAACACACAAGCATCCACAAAGAAACATTCAGTTCCATCATTTGAAAAACAAGAACTGAACATAACAGTGTATGAAACACTAACGCACAAGCTGACTGATAACCATCCAAAAGATGCAGACAAAACAAACTTAGGGGCCACGTCACTCCTCTTCAAGTAGCTGTGGGGTTGCATGTCAGGCCTTTGATTTAACATGTGTTTTGGAGAGGATAAACCAAGTGCAAAAGCAGAACCATATCACTGAAGGGGAGAGAGACATCTCTGTCATGAAGAGAGGAAATCAGGAGAAAACCCCATTCTGGTTAGGGTATGCTAACCTTTGTGTTAGGTAGATTCAAATGGTAAGGGTTGAAGGAGGGCTGTGGTGCATGGAATGAGGTAGACATACATTTTATGTGAGGAGACGTATGGTCGACTCATGCAGGAGAGGATGAAATTGGATTCGATGGAATGTCCAAGCCTTTTCAACTGGCAACACAGCAGTCGAAGGTGGCGCAGGATTACAGCGTTTACAGCTGCAATCCAACCGACGGTGTCATCCATTTATGATGCTTTTACTTTAATTTACTGTGGAATCCgagtgtccaaacaggcccttaggatcATGAGATGGGAAAGATTTTTTGGAATATCTCCTACTGACCATGAGACCACCGTATGAACATTATAGATCACAGaagaagtgggccccatatgtacaggTTTTGGGTTGAACAATTTCTTTGATCAAACAATGTATATTTTCTCTATTTTGTACCTCAATAATGACAGCTTCATGAATATCATTTGTGTCATCACCATAGTTCACAAACCCAGACTAGGACTCGGTctgtcaacaggttgggtgaGTTGTGGTGACTAGGTGGGTTTGAAAAactaattttttaaattatataatatataaataatcatattcttctccttcttccttttcctCCTTATCCGGCTGAGTTGATTTGCTTGAGTCCTGAGTTGACTCGCTAAGTTAGCCTTGAGTCAGGTGAGTCAAAACCAAGTCAGATGCAACCGGTTGCATCTCAACCCTGTCAACCGGTTAGTGACCGTCCAAGTAGACTTGCCCGAGTACCAGTTGGCTCCTCGGGTTGGCAAATTAGATAATCACCTATAAGAACTCGTACTGTTTCAAGGACATTGCCAGCAATTTACCTTCAGCTCCAACTGTTTTCTCTTGCTCATTCATGCAGTGACACGAGATTGGGTGCAGCCAAGCTAATAGTTAAGAGTTGCAAATGGTCTTCCTGTGTCACTCTTGAATTGGTGTCGGAAGTCCATGTTGAAACATTTTCGATAAGCTATTTTTTTCATCTCATATTACAAGAGGAAATCCGTTCCTCAATGGATCCCCATCTTGAATGGGTGTCTTTGAACCTTTTCTTCTCTATTAACAGGTATTTTTTTATCCCTCAATTGATATCATCTgtgaaagagaaaacaaaagTGATCTATATTAAAAGAAGGGTCGGGACGCTCTTACTACATTAAAGCTCCCAGGTTCAGAAGGCGCTACATTAGCGTACACATGCCACTCTAGACTAGATGACTTGAAACCCTTTATATAGATAGGAGTTGCAACCCACTTCCGCACAAGTCTCCGTTGTGGAACTAAACTCCCAAGACAATAAACATAAAGAAGGTTGAATTTGTATTCTAAACACTCCCCCTTAAACTCATTATGGTCGGGTTCAAGATCTTCAGTTTCAGTTAGTCTTTAGGTTGAGCTTTCAACTTCCATTAGATCTTTTCTTGAAATAGTAGGCCATAACCCAACTCGGCCACCTTAACAAGCAAACTCCTTTTGAAGACACAAGTGCAATCCTACACTACAGCATAGTTGAAAAACTTGAAAGTTCTACCTGACTCTAATGTAGCCGGATtgggttgactcgaagactcaGACGATTCTTTACTGGACTCGACTCgtaatcaaattgatattatttataaatattttaaacagTGATATATAGATAAACTTTATAAATAATGGAAGAAGAAGCATGTAGCGCTTGGCTTGTTGGTTAGGGATGTCGCCCTCTCTGCTATAGGTCTCAGATTCAAAATCACTCATTACCTTGTTATATAAAGCTCAGTTCAAGCAAGTGGCTCACTtctagttgagtcgagttgactcaatgatCATGCCAAGTCATGCTCAAAGGCGATTTTCAGGGTATCTCAGCTTGAAATCTCATTGAGTTGAATCGACCCAGCTGATTTTAGAGTCGAGTCACAGAGTTCTAGAACTATGCATGACAAGTGAGTGAACTGCACTAACAAAAGCTGAGAGGGGTCCTACACCCACAGCAGCATGTAAAGAAATGAGCTATACTGCACGGTAACCTTGAAGTTAATGTTCATGTTCTGAAATATGGTTGATTGCAGTTAAGCTGGAAGAGAATGACCGAAGGAGAAGGTGAAAACTTTCTTGCACTCACAGGACCGACACCAGATTTGAATGCGTGGTCGATGGCCGTCCCTGGCCCATTAAGCTCGAATGTAACACATTGGAGACCTTGCCAACTTGCAGGATAGATTGTGCCCATGGTCAGAAAAGTTTAGTTTAAGACAATTCACCGTCAGGTTGCTCTTTTTAACTCTGGTTTTCtgtgaattattattttttttcattatggAACCATCACTGCTAAACAATTTTACAATGTCCAGTGGCACAAGTCCGGATGCATGTGAAtgttgggtcccaccattatgACGTCTGAAATTTGAGCTGCAACGAATGACTTCATTCTCCAAAGTGAGTTTATGAATGTTCGAACTTATTATTTTCTGATAGAGCTTGTATCTGACTCAGTTAGCAGGCACTATTTTTTACTATACATGTGGTACACATGTATGAGATCAAGGGAGTTTGTCCGCTGGGCCCCAGCAGATGGTCCATTTCACAAAGAAAGCACAGCGTTCTCACGATTGTAGCCACCAAAGAGGGCTTCTTTTGAATATGGTTAGCCGACATTGAAGGGGCCGGCAATGGGCGGGGTAGCTAACCTGACTCAACAAGCCTGGCTTTGGCGTTGCATGCATGAGGGTTGTGCTTGGACTCGAAGGTCATTTTAGCTCGACCGGGCCAGGTCCCGCCTAGCCTGACCTGACTTTATGTTTGCATGTGTTTTCCTACAAATATGCTATTCCAATCCTTGGTTAGGCAGCACATCCATCTTGAATGCAAATTGTTAGTTTCATTCTTgtaaaatgtctatttctttgtgcatgcatggcccacttgatcaatggatgggGTAGGAACATTCAAGtaggaaatagggattttatcactTTTCAGTCCAGTCCAGGCCAGGCCCCACCATTTTTTAGGCTTGGACTTGGGCCTGCTGTGAGTGTTTTGGCACCCACCCCATTACCACCCCTAGGAAAAATTCTAATCAGTGTCTAGGATTACGTGAATCGTGTGCTTTCTGTGGTAAAGCTCATCCATGTCAATGCCTAGcagatgaacggtccggatctcgTACATGTATGTCAAGTGTGCAGATATAGGGTGATTGATATCTGACTTGGAAATAAGCATTTACCaccttccactctctctctctctctctctctctctctctctctctctctgttgaacTGATTTTCTCGTTTCTTTCTGTTTGTTGAGCAGCTGGTGGCGTATCTGTAATCTGGGGATCCTAACTTCCAAGCATTGGCCTCTCTTTGTAGCCGTCGGATTTATGGTCACCTGATCAAAATGGTTCCTCGGAGACACGTAACTAAGAAAATGGAGTCGTTGGAATGGACTATTCATATCGATTATTGGACACTTGATCCAAAGTGTTCATTTTTGCATGATTTTGATTGGATGCTAGAACTCCTTCCACGTGTGAATTTCTCATGGTGGCTCAAGAAAAGTAGGGCGAACCTAGTGGACGGTACAGATTGATGATTCGACCCTCCACATGTCCGAAAGCAGTGGGCACTTTAGatcatggtttgtttttatgCGTTTCACATCTTCcaagataatttttttttaaaaaaataataataataaatccaagATAATTTGATTAACACGTGGATCATCAACTCAAAGCCAACCATccagattgtgggacccactggtgtAGGTCATCATCCAAAAGTCAGATTGAGTGAACTATCCTGACCTTTAATTGATGGCCATTTGTTATTTTTAATTCTGTTTGATGAATATTTCCCATTTAAACTAATGAGCTGGCTACAAAAACAAGCGGGTGCATGAAATCATCTAAGCCAGTGTAAGTTTTCAGTTTGCATGCCATCTAAATCAGGACAGATAGTTTGAACAGCTTACCTGTATGGAAGCCAGGCTTACCACCAGAAGTCTCGATTCATTATAAAATGTGAGTTGATTGGAAAGCGGTGATATAAACGAAATTGCTGTAAGACTGCAATGGGAAAGTGATAGATTTATGAGAAATCATTTtgaatttcctttatgtaatccaCAAATGCCGGTAATCACACAAGTAGGACGCTGCTCTCCCACCTTTCATGGGCGGTGTTTGGTCCCTCCACATTCAAAATTGGCTTTGAAAACATAGAATATGAAAACCCAGCTTTTATAGTTGCTATGCTAACTTCCATTAATGGACCATGTGTCTAGTTTTAAGAGAAAACTGAGGTGGAgggaataaaataaaatttaaaaatattttatttaaaaggAAATGTTCACCTTCCGACCATTTTAATTTTTAGGTGAGAACCTCTGAGTAACTTTTGTACacgtcatgggcacaaaattcgAATAGGCCACGTGATGTGGCACCTCGTGAAACCTTTGGGAACAAACTTTTAGCTTTAACCAAAAcgctggtgggccatagtaaagagaggcaaatcaagggttGCTATGGCCCGTCGGAGCACCCCTAGACACCTTTGTATACGTGTAATGGACACAAAATCCaagtggtccatgtgatgtggcatctCATGAAACTCTTAGGGCCCAACTttcagctagatccaaaattctgatgggccatagcaaagagatgcaaatcaagggagaaaattgttttcttttgccatggttcactagagttttggatcaagttgaaagTTAGGCCTTAGGGGTTTGAtcgggtgccacatcacatgaaccGTTCGGATTTTGTGTCCATGACATGTATGCAAAAGTGTGGCACGGGTGCTCACGTAAAAAGATGTGCCGGTGATCatctctatatataatatatttaaagcTACACAACTggtacataaaaataaaaagtcaacTTGGCTTTAAAAAGTAaaataacaaaataataataatttaagtcGTAGTAAGACTTAGATCAAGTTTACCTGAACTTTTTCACaaaaaagcattaaaaaaaaaaaaatctgaaatggTCGTAACCATTGATGACCAACAACAAAGAAAATTGGGGCAATGGAGGTGTCAGGCGTGGGTTCTGAATTATGTTATAAACGGGCATAGAACTCAGCACAGACTGAACATTGCTCAATGTTGCTTTAGATGAGACCTGATTATACAATGGGCTCATGTCTGGCTGTGACCATGTTTTGACCATTCATACGAGTCCTATCTTATCTGACTCACTTGGGTCTACTCAGTTTTGGATTTGTACATGTGTGGCTATGACCATGTTTGATTACTCATACAAGTCCTTTATATGACTCACTTGGGTCGACTCAGTTTCAGTTATGAATGGGTTAAGTCAGTACCATGGCCAAAATGCCCTCAGCCTCAGACAATACATGGAACCTCGGTGGGTTGCAGCGTTTCTAACATGGTTAGCCCAAGGGACACAGACAATAGCCCGATAGACTTTCGAATGCTTTACATAAGAGGGTTAGTgggtgaacggtctagatcatgctTACATGAGGTCTTCAATCATATTAACCTATTCAAGTTCCCATTTAAATTGATTTCCGGTATCTAACCGCTCAACAACTCTTCTAATTAACAAATGTGGTCATTGCTTACATATTGGATGCATTACTTTCATACACATGTCAGCAATCAACATCCCCCATCCGGTGGAGCCATTTGGATGGATGACAGTCCAAATACACAAACGTTGGATAATCCTAGAAATTGATGGACTTCTGTAAATGTATACCATTTTCCATTTTTAACTGTTGGTTCACGGCTCTCCCTTtcgatggttagaatcatccaatcagGATGAGTTTTGAACCATTTATCCATCCTCGCTAAGCCCTAATAGATGGACGAATTAGATCATCTGACAGCACGTTGCATAATGTATAGTGGCAACAAGGATCAGTATAAGACCCATCCCAGTTCCCAACTCATGGGACCCGGTTCGACCTCAACAATCACATAAACTAATCAAACCACAAACAATGCCCCATCCAACGCATGCAGAACAGTAGGAAAGAGGTAGTGGAAGAGTTTTTAAATTCAAGGTATTCATTTCGTACCAGTGGGCCCGTTGTTCATTGATCTACTTTTGAACGGCTCCAACAACGTCGCCCATCTAGCCGACCATGAGACTACAAGACAGCTCTTGTACAAAACCCATAAAAGAAGGTGAGAGCCAAAGTCAAGTCAATAACACACCAGTCAGATCACCTATCATAGCTTCCCAATCTCAACAATAACATGGTAAAACACACAAACATCAAATAAACAAGCAATCCCATTCTCAGAAGGAATCTATAAATACTGACAATTTGCATTCACcccaaacaagaaaaagaaaaaaccagcACTAGCTCAAACACAAGCTATAGAAGCAAGTGCTGTATTTGAATCTATACTTTCCAAAGTTCATTTGCTGGAATGAAGATGGGCAAGGCCTGGGCCTGGTTTTCATTGTTAGCCATGGTCATCATGGTTTGTGGGTCTCAGGCTCAAGACACATCCTGCCTGACACAGCTTGTTCCTTGCTTGAGCTACCTCAATTCAACGTCAACCACCCCACCGAGCAGCTGCTGCAACCCGCTGAAATCAGTGATCCAATCCAACCCACAATGCCTTTGCAGCATGATTACCAGCAATGCGGGGGGCACGCTGGGCGGTGCCATCAATATGACCCAGGCTCTACTCCTGCCAGCTCGGTGCGGAGAGAGTGTAAATGCTTCGTCTTGTAACACAGGTAAGCATATCTTGATTTCTATTTTCTTAGTCACTGCTGGGCAATCCTAAGCATGGTTCAAAACCAAGAAACTCAAGTAGAAACTCCATCTGGTTGAGTTGAGCTGAAGAGAACTCACCTTGATTCCAAAGTAAATACTCAATAATTGCTAATATTTCTGAATAAAAAGTGTAGTTTGGCAGACTGGAAAATTACACTGATGGAAATGGTAAAAAGTGTAGTTTGGCAACCAGATCACGCCGGTAAACAATGGTAAAAGCACAATAATTATGAGAGGTGAAATTCATAAACCAATTTCTAAGccaaaactctgtggggccctccattatatatttgttatatctaaactgtccattcattttgttccgatcattttacggcatgaacccgaaaattaggcagatccaaagctcaactggaccacaccatagaaaacagtggtttctaTGGTGTgctccagttgagctttggatctgcttaatttttgggctcatgccctaaaatgatctggcaagtTGAATGGATGGCCTCGGTAAACACAGATCATGGTGAAGTCCACACAATTTTGCCACCTGTCAACATCATATCATAGGAAAATTAAAAAGTAATAGTTATCACTTATTTACCCCAAATTCCATGTAATTACcacaaatcaaacaggccctaaagtggGCGGTGCCATCAATaccagttttcttcttcttctttttttttaaaaaaaaaattctttgagAATAAAGAAACATATACCAGTTGGAATCCACTTCTAGCTAAAAGCCTATTTTTGGATTCCTAGCCAGGGGGTGGCTTGCAAAGTCCAAGGAAATGAAATGGCTTGCAAAGTCCAAGGAAATGAATTTCCTCCCAATggttttattcattcatttatttatttatttattattattattttacaaatAAATAGACCTGCGCATAGTTTCTCAATTCCATAGAATTACATTCCTAGTACCAAAACATGACTGGTAGAATTTGTTTCAGGAAGCAAATTCTTAAGTAACTTGTAAATTCCAGGTCGCCAAATGACCCCTTCGAGAAAACCTAGATTACTCAgaaaaactcaactcaactcaaatcgCGCAAGCTTGTCTCAGAAAATTGGGGGCTAATGCACAGCTTTTCCTAAATtggtaaataaataaatgatgtgaTGTGTATGTCTCCTGCAGGTTCTCCCGGATCTCCCACTGGATCTCCCACCAACGGTTTCCTCGGATCTCCCACTACTGTGCCAAGTTCCGCAAGCAGGTTTTCGTTTGTGAACATGCTGCTCGCTGCTGGCTTACCATTGATCATACAAATCATATGGGCATGAAACATATTTCTTGTGTTAATTGCCTGATAGTTTTGTGATCCCTATTAGGGacttggattttttttctttgttcgaTGTGTCATGCCTGTAGAGCCTCTATTATTGCTGAATAAAGGTTGATCCTAGTTTTGATTTTTAAGAGACTTGctagatgtttttttttaatgccaTAGTAGAAGAGAAGCCTCTGAATCTGTTCATCTGATTGAGTAAATTAAGTCATAGCCTAGTATGATGCAGGCACTAGGCAACAAGCTGTCCATGTGTGTCCCATGTCAAGGAGGGTCAAAGTTTGTATGGTGGACCCACGGTTGATGGTTGATTGGGTAGTGAGGGAAGGTGGTTCCCACCTGTATCATCGATGGGTTGTGCAAAAAAATGGTTTTTCTCTTATGAAAGCCGTACATATGGATCAGGGTACGAGAGAGTTAATAAAAGCCTGCTTGAGGCCTCGATGTGAGGCCTAGAGGGCAGCCTTACCAACCTTCCACAAGGAGAATTCCCTCATCTCCAAGCGGAAACCCCCAACCTCGCCTCTAGAGCACACCAACCAATTACTCAAGCGTGGTTGGAGTAACCACATGGTCCCCTGCGGGCGTGTATTGTCAACACATTCTGTGAGCAAGAGAACCTCTCTCAAAATTAAACGAGTAAGAGATACTCATTGAACATCTCTAAGCATTATTTAATACCTCCTCTATCATACCGTCTCCTGAAACGACATAAAAAGCAGTAAACACCACACATAAGACAAACATCAGAAAGTACTAGTACATCCACAAACAAGAAGTGCATGTACAATGCaagggttaaaaaaaaaataaaaataaaataaaaactcagCTTACAGAATAACAGAAGTTACAGAGGTCCACACAGACTCTTACATCTCTTTATCCCGTTAACATTTATGTGCAAAACGTTGCCGATGTCCTAGCGAGAGACCTCAAAACGTGACCAGGATTAGATCCTATCTTGCAGATAGGCTTGAGATAAACACAGCCAATGCACAAACAGAAAGACCCAGTAAAGGCCCTGCAGGAATTAATTTACGAGTCGCTGCCAAGCGTATACCTGAAAGAGGCAACAAATGAGCAAAAGGTGGGATGTGGATTTTATTAGATCCTTAGAATTGCTAAGGGTGAGTTTGGATGCACCCTAAATTGCAGGTGGGTTCGATATTTTGGCGGAACAGATAAACGTATGTATCACTTAGTGTTTGTGGCAGCTGGTAAAACCAGAGCCATAGCATGTGGGATGAAGTTTCTTCAACTTCTCTGCCTCAAATCAATACCAGTTGCATTTCAGGCCCTACCTGATATACAAGGGCTACAAATTTGGGCAGAAAAGCATCACATACACTGCCTTTCTAGAATCGCCAAATGCACTTCCAAGATATCTAATGTGGAATCAACTTGCATTCTCATGAATACGTTTATGGCATTAGAAATGGTGAGTGTCCAGATGAACAATAAAAGCATACCGAATACAGAAGAAAAGAtgaaggcagatccaaatccaagggcatcACCAAGGTCTTTTGTCTCAGGCACTTGCATAAGAAAATAAGCCGACACAAGCACACAAAATTTCCATTAAAACAGTGAATTTATAGCCAAGCAGCCTTTGTCCAAAAGGGAGGTAGAAAATACTTCCTATCTTACGAAAGAACCAGTCGGGAGTTAGCACAAATACTACTTCCAAGCAAGTGAAAGGGAGACACATTTCAACTTCAATGCTTTCCGACAACCAAATATCACAACAAAAACGGGACGCAAAATCCAAACATTTGTAGAACAAATTGGAATGAATACCGTTGGATGTAAATATTGAGTCAAAAGTTTTCATTTAGGTTCGAGTTTCTCAATCATGGTTTTGGTTCCTTAACCAGAACTTGCCCATCAAAGGatgtaaaaataaatacaaaGTGCCTTGATGGA
Coding sequences within:
- the LOC131232589 gene encoding uncharacterized protein LOC131232589 isoform X4; this encodes MFQDEFASLPAIVPQGPIAILGLGGGTAAHLMLDLWPSLKLEGWEIDEILLDKAREYLGLSELEKVNQAGGVLNVHVGDAFSPSAVVPGGFAGIVVDLFSDGKVLPQLQEVTTWLELNKRLMPHGRIMVNCAGAHSETANISDGAWVQNSTIKALCKAFPGNLSWKRMTEGEGENFLALTGPTPDLNAWSMAVPGPLSSNVTHWRPCQLAG
- the LOC131232591 gene encoding non-specific lipid transfer protein GPI-anchored 30-like, whose amino-acid sequence is MKMGKAWAWFSLLAMVIMVCGSQAQDTSCLTQLVPCLSYLNSTSTTPPSSCCNPLKSVIQSNPQCLCSMITSNAGGTLGGAINMTQALLLPARCGESVNASSCNTDHAGKHTVPSSASRFSFVNMLLAAGLPLIIQIIWA